A section of the Acidobacteriota bacterium genome encodes:
- the dnaA gene encoding chromosomal replication initiator protein DnaA: MNQWKQILQKVKGEVSSECYKTWFESTEAARVTADEILVRVPNKYYKEWITENFSDLLQSIQQSLDLDGYRIRFLVDNDTTTNGYLRPEKTLATGEQAQALLGQVRLNPKYRFDSFVVGSSNQFAHAAAMAVAEQPSTAYNPLYIYGGVGLGKTHLMHAIGHYILLKRPQAKLVYMSSERFMNELINCIRYDKMLLFRERYRNIDVLLVDDIQFLSGKDRTQEEFFHTFNALYDSQKQIVISSDCPPKEIPNIEERLHSRFEWGLIADIQPPELETKIAILRKKAEIEGVPIPDDVIYYIASNIKSNIRELEGSLIRLIAYSSLTGEKLDLTLAKRILTNIKSPEQRIVTINRVQKVVAEFFKIKVSDLISKNNSRAIAEPRQIAMYLCKRHTDHSLPRIGKEFGGKHHTTVLYAVEKIDQRKEKDPELRATLNRLRALLD, from the coding sequence ATGAATCAGTGGAAGCAGATTCTTCAGAAGGTCAAGGGCGAAGTTTCGTCCGAGTGCTACAAGACCTGGTTCGAATCCACGGAGGCCGCCCGGGTAACCGCCGACGAGATCCTCGTCCGCGTCCCGAACAAATACTACAAAGAATGGATCACGGAGAACTTTTCCGACCTGCTCCAGAGCATTCAGCAGTCGCTGGATCTCGACGGCTACCGTATCCGCTTCCTGGTGGACAACGACACGACCACCAACGGATATCTGCGTCCGGAAAAGACGTTGGCCACGGGCGAACAGGCACAGGCACTACTGGGCCAGGTGCGGTTGAATCCGAAGTACCGCTTCGATTCCTTTGTCGTTGGCTCCAGCAACCAGTTTGCCCATGCTGCCGCAATGGCTGTGGCGGAACAGCCGTCCACGGCTTACAACCCGTTGTACATCTATGGCGGGGTCGGGTTGGGCAAGACACACCTGATGCACGCGATCGGCCACTACATTCTGCTGAAACGACCCCAGGCCAAGCTGGTCTACATGTCTTCCGAACGGTTCATGAACGAGCTGATCAACTGTATCCGTTACGACAAGATGCTGTTGTTCCGCGAACGGTACCGAAACATCGACGTCTTGCTGGTGGACGATATTCAGTTCCTGTCTGGCAAGGATCGGACTCAGGAGGAGTTTTTCCACACCTTCAACGCCCTGTACGACTCCCAGAAGCAAATCGTCATCAGCAGTGATTGTCCGCCCAAAGAGATTCCCAACATCGAAGAACGTCTGCACTCACGGTTCGAGTGGGGCTTGATTGCCGACATCCAGCCGCCGGAGCTGGAGACCAAAATCGCCATTCTCCGCAAGAAGGCGGAGATCGAAGGCGTACCTATCCCCGACGATGTGATTTATTACATTGCCTCAAACATCAAATCGAATATCCGCGAGCTGGAAGGTTCGCTGATCCGACTCATCGCTTACTCGTCGTTGACCGGTGAGAAATTGGATCTCACCCTGGCCAAGCGGATTTTGACCAACATCAAGTCGCCGGAGCAGCGCATCGTCACCATCAACCGGGTCCAAAAGGTGGTGGCCGAGTTTTTCAAGATCAAGGTGTCTGACCTGATATCCAAAAACAACTCGCGCGCGATCGCCGAACCCCGTCAGATCGCCATGTACCTCTGCAAGCGTCACACAGATCACTCTCTTCCCCGAATCGGCAAGGAATTCGGGGGCAAACATCACACGACCGTCCTTTATGCCGTTGAGAAGATCGATCAGCGAAAAGAAAAAGATCCCGAACTCCGCGCGACCCTGAACCGGCTTCGTGCTCTACTTGACTAA
- the dnaN gene encoding DNA polymerase III subunit beta, with protein MRFKVKRQDILTELSYITPIVEKSSKMPILAHVLVEPRAEAQSLTLAGSDLTVSIKSTCPAAVEEEGALAMPARELTDIIRFMPESAEIEIYSEDSERVIISHGRSKSRMVCLPVDTFPIISMFQGEFLDIPGDILRRMVQMTIFSTTQEQSRFALNGLLLLMNNNFLKMVSTDGHRMAYVEAPKVLENLETDIRILIPKKTVLELSRMLSKEQLIVQFAHNENNLFFRIENRLLVSRLLAGQFPNYEMVIPRSLHHRFVLKTNELRAVINRLNVLADEVSKRIIFRMENGRILLRSEDVNKGEAEEVLEVEYQGDPVELGFNSQYLLEFLNVVETPQVSFEFTDENIAGMFRPAGDLDYTYKYIVMPMSI; from the coding sequence ATGAGATTCAAAGTCAAGCGACAGGACATCCTAACCGAACTGAGCTACATCACGCCCATCGTGGAAAAAAGCTCCAAGATGCCCATCCTCGCTCATGTCCTGGTGGAACCCCGCGCGGAGGCACAGAGTCTGACACTAGCCGGCAGTGACCTGACCGTGAGCATCAAGTCGACCTGTCCGGCCGCGGTCGAGGAGGAAGGCGCACTCGCGATGCCGGCTCGGGAACTGACCGACATCATCCGGTTCATGCCGGAGTCGGCTGAGATCGAAATTTATAGCGAGGATTCGGAACGGGTTATCATCAGCCACGGACGATCCAAGTCGCGGATGGTCTGCTTGCCGGTGGATACTTTTCCCATCATCTCCATGTTCCAAGGGGAGTTTCTCGACATACCGGGAGACATCCTGCGGCGGATGGTTCAGATGACCATTTTCTCGACAACCCAGGAGCAGTCGCGGTTTGCGCTGAACGGTTTGCTGCTGCTCATGAATAATAATTTTTTGAAAATGGTGTCCACCGACGGACACCGGATGGCTTATGTGGAAGCGCCGAAGGTTTTGGAAAACCTGGAAACCGATATCCGCATTCTGATTCCCAAGAAAACCGTGTTGGAATTGTCACGGATGTTGTCGAAAGAGCAACTGATTGTGCAGTTTGCTCACAACGAGAACAACCTCTTTTTCCGCATTGAGAACAGGCTTCTCGTCTCGCGGCTGCTGGCGGGGCAGTTTCCGAACTATGAAATGGTCATCCCACGCAGCCTGCACCACCGATTTGTCCTGAAAACCAACGAATTGCGGGCGGTCATCAACCGGCTCAACGTGCTCGCCGATGAAGTTTCGAAGCGGATCATCTTTCGGATGGAAAATGGACGAATTCTGCTGCGTTCAGAGGATGTCAACAAAGGCGAAGCCGAAGAGGTGCTCGAGGTGGAATATCAGGGGGATCCGGTGGAATTGGGGTTCAATTCTCAATATCTACTGGAATTTCTGAATGTAGTGGAGACGCCGCAGGTCAGTTTTGAATTCACCGATGAAAACATCGCTGGCATGTTCCGGCCGGCGGGAGACCTCGACTACACCTACAAGTACATTGTCATGCCGATGTCGATTTAA
- a CDS encoding HU family DNA-binding protein: MNKADLIKKMSNDADITQTQATKAFNAIIEGIAKELSKNRRVTIVGFGTFSVSHRKARIGRNPKTGAPLKIAARKVPKFTPGKALKDRF, translated from the coding sequence ATGAACAAAGCAGATCTGATCAAGAAGATGTCGAACGACGCAGACATCACCCAGACCCAGGCAACCAAGGCCTTCAACGCGATCATTGAGGGCATTGCCAAGGAACTGTCCAAGAACCGCCGGGTGACCATCGTCGGTTTCGGCACCTTCTCTGTCAGCCACCGGAAAGCCCGCATCGGCCGCAACCCCAAGACCGGCGCGCCCCTGAAGATCGCGGCCCGCAAGGTCCCGAAGTTCACGCCGGGCAAGGCGCTGAAAGATCGCTTCTAG
- a CDS encoding response regulator transcription factor, whose translation MTEKQLKILIVDDEPEVTRSIAAYLERIGYEPRGLNDPDQFMDAFLEFKPDLIILDIIMPKVDGVELCRSVRRLPLYCPIIMLTSKGDVVDKIVGLEVGADDYVPKPFSLRELEARIKAVLRRQILQAKALDSAAAANLLQHGNITMDLKNRILKIGKKKIELTPKEFELMRLFLSNPGRAFSREDLLEKVWGDNYRGYHRTIDSHINRLRAKVESNPEHPEIVVTVWGVGYKFNEDYQPKT comes from the coding sequence ATGACAGAAAAGCAATTGAAGATCTTGATCGTTGACGACGAACCCGAGGTCACTCGATCCATCGCCGCCTATCTCGAGCGGATCGGCTACGAACCACGCGGCCTGAATGACCCCGATCAGTTCATGGATGCCTTCCTTGAGTTCAAACCGGATCTGATTATTCTGGACATTATCATGCCAAAAGTGGACGGAGTGGAATTATGCCGATCCGTCCGCCGGCTGCCGCTGTATTGCCCCATCATCATGCTGACGTCCAAGGGTGACGTCGTCGACAAGATCGTCGGCCTTGAGGTCGGTGCCGACGACTATGTCCCCAAGCCGTTCAGCCTGCGCGAGCTCGAAGCCAGGATCAAGGCCGTCCTCCGCAGGCAGATCCTCCAAGCCAAGGCGCTGGACAGCGCCGCTGCCGCCAATCTGCTGCAGCATGGCAATATCACCATGGACCTTAAGAACCGGATTTTAAAGATTGGCAAGAAGAAAATCGAGCTCACGCCGAAAGAGTTTGAACTGATGCGGCTCTTCTTGTCCAATCCCGGCCGCGCGTTCAGTCGGGAGGATCTGTTGGAGAAGGTGTGGGGCGACAACTACCGCGGTTATCACCGGACGATCGACTCCCACATCAACCGTCTGCGCGCTAAAGTCGAATCCAATCCCGAACACCCGGAGATCGTCGTCACCGTGTGGGGTGTTGGATACAAGTTTAACGAGGATTATCAACCCAAAACCTAA
- a CDS encoding DnaJ domain-containing protein, which produces MKDRKAVLAAKILEVIQKATAKSAEVRIIFSHGDSWKSIDISGEEILHLDSTEITEKYGALLLMNKLIAPSDLKKATASDAKPWQMDDALIAELKLDANQVRKIFSLQLSRMIHALLEWPTLSFKISTRDSGSRPSGKKPLPLAELKLHLLRLAPPDDQIREIREKKDRLFVLDSSKMTVLRHLPLNAREGNILSRIKGRLTPESIAREGQLPPEQVFELVAVFRALGFIEEESRLPAVPPPPVLPTQPAEVMITENDISAILKEIREYREELDNKDYYEIFSMTRDDFTASRLKTNYYALAKKYHPDKYRKYGSEDINRILEDVLNLFNTAYDVLKDPQRKQNYDTECSTSELKPTVASMAKAGPRPQEMDQIALDNFHQGRNLIQLQKYAEAISFLRRSVQIKPDNAEYNAYLGYAMSKVPQFRKEAEKHFLRSIEINPMNVNTYLHLGRLYKEAHLANKAVAAFQEALRWDPENKVALQEIDEITGVRKSRGGLFGGLFKK; this is translated from the coding sequence ATGAAAGACCGCAAGGCTGTCCTGGCGGCGAAAATCCTTGAAGTCATCCAGAAAGCGACGGCAAAGTCCGCCGAAGTTCGGATCATCTTCAGCCATGGTGATTCCTGGAAAAGCATCGACATCAGCGGTGAGGAGATCCTCCACCTCGACAGCACGGAGATCACCGAGAAGTACGGCGCCCTGCTGCTGATGAACAAGCTGATCGCACCGTCTGACCTCAAGAAGGCTACGGCGAGTGACGCCAAACCCTGGCAGATGGATGACGCGCTCATCGCCGAGCTCAAACTGGACGCCAATCAGGTACGCAAGATTTTTTCACTGCAGCTCTCCCGAATGATCCATGCGCTGCTCGAATGGCCGACTCTCAGTTTTAAGATCAGCACCCGCGATTCTGGCAGCCGCCCCTCTGGCAAAAAACCGCTGCCCCTCGCCGAACTGAAACTGCACCTGCTCCGACTCGCGCCACCTGACGACCAGATCCGTGAAATCCGGGAAAAAAAAGATCGTCTGTTTGTGCTGGATTCCAGCAAGATGACCGTCCTTCGCCATCTGCCCCTCAATGCCCGAGAAGGCAATATTCTGAGCCGAATCAAGGGTCGCCTCACGCCCGAATCGATCGCGCGGGAGGGCCAGCTGCCGCCGGAGCAGGTGTTTGAACTGGTCGCTGTCTTCCGCGCCCTGGGCTTCATCGAGGAGGAAAGCCGCTTGCCGGCGGTGCCGCCGCCACCCGTGCTGCCCACTCAGCCGGCCGAGGTGATGATCACCGAAAACGATATTTCGGCCATCCTAAAGGAGATTCGTGAGTACCGCGAGGAGCTGGACAACAAGGATTACTACGAAATCTTCAGCATGACCCGTGATGATTTCACCGCGTCACGATTAAAAACCAACTACTACGCTCTCGCCAAAAAATACCATCCGGATAAATACCGGAAATACGGGTCTGAAGACATTAATCGCATTCTGGAAGACGTACTCAATCTATTCAACACCGCCTACGATGTCCTGAAGGATCCGCAGCGAAAGCAGAATTACGACACCGAGTGCAGCACGTCTGAATTGAAGCCGACCGTTGCTTCGATGGCCAAGGCCGGCCCCCGACCGCAGGAGATGGACCAGATCGCGCTCGACAATTTTCACCAGGGCCGGAACCTGATCCAGTTGCAGAAGTACGCGGAAGCCATCTCGTTTCTGCGCCGCTCAGTACAGATCAAGCCAGACAACGCCGAGTATAATGCCTACTTGGGATACGCCATGTCGAAGGTACCCCAGTTCCGCAAGGAAGCGGAAAAGCATTTCCTCCGTTCGATCGAGATCAACCCGATGAACGTCAACACCTACCTCCATCTCGGCCGGCTTTACAAAGAGGCGCATCTGGCCAACAAGGCGGTGGCCGCCTTCCAGGAAGCACTGCGCTGGGACCCGGAGAACAAGGTGGCGCTGCAGGAGATCGATGAGATCACCGGTGTGCGCAAATCCCGAGGCGGCCTTTTCGGCGGCTTGTTTAAAAAGTAA
- a CDS encoding amidohydrolase has translation MGNRWIMPGLVNLHAHIAMTPMRGVADDMELMTWLRRYIFPLEARLVNARFVYEASLLGCAEMISRGTTTVVDMYYFEDDVARAVREAGLRGWLGQTIIDFKAPDCDTPAEALQYTEATIRRWQADPLVRVIPAPHSCYTCSPETLRLAGELAVRFNSLLTYHLAESANEEADIRKRYNARPVEHAARMGLLGKGRLAAHCVHLTSADLDLIQSSGTAVAHNPDSNLKLASGIAPIPEIRRRGIPVGLGTDGAASNNRLDLFAAMDLTAKIHKQRENDPTVMPARDVVRMATIEGAAAISADKQIGSLEPGKQADLIVLDLSGPLYEPVHNIYSHLVYVAHGEAVTGTMVAGRWLMKDRRLLTLEPKRLARLAAGLRREIRGITDGQP, from the coding sequence ATGGGCAACCGATGGATCATGCCCGGGCTGGTCAATCTGCACGCGCATATCGCCATGACTCCCATGCGGGGCGTGGCGGATGACATGGAGCTGATGACATGGCTCCGCCGGTACATCTTTCCGCTAGAAGCCCGGCTGGTCAACGCACGCTTCGTCTATGAAGCGAGCCTGCTCGGTTGCGCCGAAATGATCAGCCGCGGGACGACGACGGTCGTTGACATGTATTATTTTGAGGATGACGTCGCGCGGGCAGTCCGTGAGGCCGGCCTGCGGGGCTGGTTGGGCCAGACCATCATCGATTTCAAGGCGCCCGACTGCGACACGCCGGCCGAGGCGCTCCAGTACACGGAGGCGACAATACGGCGCTGGCAGGCTGATCCGCTGGTCCGGGTGATCCCCGCTCCCCACTCCTGCTACACCTGTTCGCCGGAAACGCTCCGCCTGGCCGGCGAACTGGCCGTGCGGTTCAACTCGCTGTTGACCTATCATCTGGCGGAGAGCGCCAACGAAGAGGCCGACATTCGGAAGCGCTACAATGCGCGCCCGGTGGAGCACGCCGCGCGGATGGGTTTGTTGGGAAAAGGCCGGCTGGCCGCCCATTGCGTGCACCTCACCTCGGCTGACCTGGATCTCATCCAGAGCAGCGGAACGGCGGTGGCGCACAATCCCGACAGTAATTTGAAACTGGCTTCCGGGATCGCTCCAATTCCCGAAATCCGCCGGCGCGGCATCCCCGTGGGTCTTGGCACCGATGGCGCCGCCAGCAACAACCGGTTGGACCTGTTCGCGGCGATGGATCTGACGGCGAAGATACACAAACAGAGGGAAAACGATCCAACGGTCATGCCGGCGCGGGACGTTGTCCGGATGGCGACCATCGAGGGTGCGGCGGCGATCAGCGCGGACAAACAGATCGGATCGCTGGAACCCGGCAAGCAGGCGGACCTGATCGTCCTGGATCTGAGCGGACCGCTGTACGAACCGGTACACAATATTTATTCCCACCTGGTTTACGTCGCCCACGGCGAGGCGGTCACCGGTACCATGGTGGCCGGTCGGTGGCTGATGAAAGACCGCCGACTGCTGACCCTCGAGCCGAAGCGGCTCGCTCGTCTGGCGGCCGGGCTCCGCAGGGAAATCCGGGGCATCACGGACGGGCAGCCATGA
- a CDS encoding phosphopentomutase: MRFRRMILIVADSAGIGAMPDADRWGDAGSDTIGHTLAATGVYLPNLHRLGLGNIASLAGHPPLNNTTALHGKAATASQGKDTTVGHWEMAGIITEQPFPTYPDGFPPEVVVAFEERVGRRVLGNYPASGTEIIQQLGAEHLRTGNPILYTSADSVFQLAAHEAVIPLEQLYDMCLAARELLQGRHRVARVIARPFIGESGAFTRTTNRKDFAVPPPEPNLLSELSSAGRSLISIGKIASIFAWRHTGQEIKTKTNAEGIRITRELIAAGSGEVILTNLVDFDMLYGHRNDAAGYAAALVELDHALPGWMAAMGSGDCLLLTADHGCDPTTTSTDHSREYVPLLGWSTGLTHGSDIGLRSSLADVGQTIAENFGFTLPAGQSFLSAFGSGQG, translated from the coding sequence ATGAGATTCCGACGCATGATTCTGATCGTGGCCGATTCCGCGGGCATCGGGGCGATGCCCGACGCCGACCGATGGGGCGACGCCGGTTCGGACACCATCGGCCACACCCTGGCGGCCACCGGGGTTTACCTGCCGAACCTGCATCGCCTGGGTTTGGGCAACATCGCGTCGCTGGCGGGCCACCCCCCCTTGAACAACACCACGGCGCTTCACGGCAAGGCGGCTACGGCCTCACAGGGCAAAGACACGACGGTGGGTCACTGGGAGATGGCGGGCATCATAACCGAACAACCGTTTCCCACTTATCCCGACGGCTTTCCGCCGGAAGTGGTTGTCGCCTTTGAAGAGCGGGTGGGCCGGCGGGTGTTGGGCAACTATCCGGCATCGGGCACCGAGATCATCCAACAATTGGGAGCCGAACACCTGCGCACCGGCAACCCGATTCTGTACACGTCGGCCGACAGCGTGTTTCAACTGGCGGCTCATGAGGCCGTCATCCCGCTGGAACAACTGTATGACATGTGCCTTGCAGCCCGGGAATTGCTCCAGGGGCGACACAGGGTTGCACGGGTGATCGCCCGACCGTTCATCGGCGAGTCGGGGGCCTTCACCCGGACCACGAACCGGAAGGATTTCGCGGTTCCTCCGCCTGAACCCAACCTGCTGAGCGAATTGTCGTCGGCGGGGCGGTCGCTCATTTCCATCGGCAAGATCGCGTCGATTTTCGCCTGGCGTCACACGGGGCAGGAGATCAAAACGAAGACCAACGCCGAAGGAATTCGGATCACACGCGAGTTGATCGCCGCAGGCAGCGGGGAGGTGATCCTGACCAACCTGGTGGATTTTGACATGCTGTACGGCCACCGGAACGACGCCGCCGGTTATGCCGCCGCCTTGGTGGAGTTGGATCACGCCCTACCGGGTTGGATGGCCGCCATGGGGTCCGGCGATTGTCTGTTGCTTACGGCGGATCATGGTTGTGACCCGACTACGACGTCCACCGATCACAGCCGGGAGTATGTGCCCCTGCTGGGATGGTCCACCGGTCTGACGCACGGCTCGGATATCGGTCTGCGCTCCAGCCTGGCCGATGTGGGCCAGACCATCGCCGAGAATTTCGGCTTCACCCTGCCGGCGGGGCAGAGTTTCTTGAGTGCATTTGGCTCCGGGCAGGGCTAA
- a CDS encoding PDZ domain-containing protein → MKRTVFFVCLLSLGLFATGLAITPQELVQRHRQALSTNQELLFNLSTIRMVGQLEKYGLQGDVGVFVSFPDRFAVAHEFSLFSERWVARGKDVELLEMTGWHRTAVRGDLFHLRALQFILGYQYLNPGVAQPTDIREVEGEVGATLLTAEGVPIRVVFDAATFLIRSFAFTGSDGLGVVMQIESYRQWDGLLLPGRLREESINPAIYTFTQCEVNRGVDGSFFNIAPAPPDSNLPERSSVRLPLQRYFGLPLIKCWIGNSPALTFLIDTALPFSVIDRSIATQLGFTPQGRRTAAVRYPLGDLAFVRLPTVLLREVEYRNKLFLAANMIPASTNIQLPVHGILGADFFHQQTISLDLTTESFRITSTRGFSPEQQWARVPLLTTGGSLAVIATLNGVETAMELSTSSGESVGFSAASETARGLLRRQGPSAEAFTVGLGFGFPETVVLLGALSLGGQTVEAPLAHLVQFPDTYPGGRRQVGWLGSGLLRRFSIHLDIPGQTAYFEPTTASREADTFNAAGLYPVRSGGKLVVQRVVPGLPAAKVGIEPGDIIIQLMGYPGEQIVFDRVYGFLNMLPGQSVSLQVQKVDGSIQDLQLRNESAF, encoded by the coding sequence ATGAAACGAACAGTGTTCTTCGTTTGCCTGTTGTCGCTCGGTCTGTTCGCGACCGGCCTGGCAATAACACCCCAGGAGCTGGTTCAGCGGCATCGGCAGGCGCTGTCGACGAATCAGGAACTCCTCTTCAATTTGTCCACCATCCGGATGGTGGGGCAGCTCGAGAAATACGGCCTGCAGGGCGATGTCGGTGTTTTTGTCTCCTTTCCCGACCGCTTCGCCGTCGCCCACGAATTTTCCCTGTTCTCGGAGCGCTGGGTTGCGCGCGGCAAGGATGTGGAATTGCTCGAGATGACCGGCTGGCATCGCACCGCCGTCAGGGGCGACCTGTTCCACCTGCGTGCCCTCCAGTTCATCCTCGGTTATCAGTACCTGAATCCTGGCGTCGCCCAGCCCACCGACATCCGTGAGGTCGAAGGCGAAGTGGGCGCCACCTTGCTCACTGCCGAAGGGGTTCCGATCCGGGTGGTCTTCGACGCCGCCACCTTTCTTATTCGCAGCTTCGCCTTCACCGGATCGGACGGGCTGGGTGTGGTTATGCAGATCGAATCGTACCGCCAGTGGGATGGCCTGCTGCTGCCCGGGCGGTTACGCGAGGAATCGATCAATCCGGCGATTTACACATTCACCCAGTGTGAGGTCAACCGGGGTGTGGACGGCTCGTTCTTCAACATCGCGCCGGCTCCACCGGACAGCAATTTGCCTGAACGGTCCTCGGTCCGGCTGCCTCTTCAGCGCTATTTCGGCCTGCCGCTGATCAAGTGCTGGATTGGCAACTCGCCAGCCCTCACGTTCCTGATCGACACCGCCCTGCCGTTCTCGGTCATCGACCGTAGCATCGCCACCCAGTTGGGTTTTACCCCGCAGGGTCGTCGCACGGCCGCCGTCCGGTATCCGCTCGGTGATCTGGCGTTCGTGCGCCTACCCACGGTGTTGTTGCGCGAGGTCGAGTACCGCAACAAGCTGTTTCTGGCCGCCAACATGATCCCCGCCAGCACCAACATCCAGTTGCCCGTCCACGGCATCCTCGGAGCCGACTTCTTCCATCAGCAAACCATCAGCCTGGACTTGACCACCGAATCGTTCCGGATTACATCCACGCGAGGGTTTTCTCCGGAACAGCAATGGGCGCGAGTGCCGCTTCTCACCACCGGCGGCTCGCTGGCCGTGATCGCCACGCTCAACGGGGTGGAAACAGCCATGGAGCTGTCCACATCCAGCGGCGAATCCGTCGGTTTCAGCGCTGCCAGCGAGACTGCACGCGGGCTCCTTCGTCGTCAGGGTCCGTCGGCCGAGGCCTTCACCGTTGGTCTGGGATTCGGCTTCCCGGAAACGGTCGTGCTCCTCGGTGCACTGAGCCTGGGTGGCCAGACGGTCGAAGCGCCGCTCGCCCATCTGGTCCAGTTTCCCGACACCTACCCCGGTGGGCGCCGCCAGGTCGGCTGGCTGGGCAGCGGCCTGCTTCGACGTTTCTCCATCCATCTCGACATTCCCGGCCAAACAGCTTACTTCGAACCCACCACCGCTTCCCGCGAGGCGGATACATTCAATGCCGCCGGATTGTATCCGGTCAGATCGGGCGGTAAACTGGTGGTGCAGCGGGTGGTGCCGGGCTTGCCAGCGGCGAAAGTCGGGATCGAACCCGGAGATATCATCATCCAACTGATGGGGTACCCCGGCGAGCAGATCGTGTTCGATCGGGTATACGGGTTTCTGAACATGCTGCCGGGTCAGAGCGTCTCGCTCCAGGTTCAGAAAGTCGACGGCAGCATCCAGGACCTACAGCTCCGGAACGAGAGCGCGTTTTAG
- a CDS encoding DUF72 domain-containing protein yields the protein MAARFFIGPAGWSYADWAGTVYPPDIVRRRQQLPWLARQFDLVEINTSFYRIPSPAMTARWLRAVSDRPAFRFTAKVFQGITHARRLDPDVVADCRNAMAPLHSEGRLGGLLLQFPWSFRCGRLEKIFLRRVLDAFEGFPLAVEVRHGSWDQDAFFEYLRSRAVMFCNIDQPVIGDSLGLTARVTASSAYLRLHGRNQADWFCPDAGVAQRYNYLYSEAEVAALAATAEALGSEADHVYIVTNNHYRGKAVVNAIQLSRRLISGFSPAWEPNLGTIP from the coding sequence ATGGCGGCCCGCTTTTTCATCGGTCCGGCCGGTTGGAGTTATGCCGATTGGGCCGGAACCGTATACCCGCCGGATATTGTCCGGCGCCGGCAGCAGTTACCCTGGCTCGCCCGTCAATTCGATTTGGTGGAAATCAACACCAGTTTTTACCGCATCCCGTCACCGGCGATGACGGCGCGCTGGCTGCGCGCTGTAAGTGACCGCCCGGCATTCCGTTTCACCGCGAAAGTGTTCCAGGGCATCACCCATGCACGGCGGCTGGATCCGGACGTCGTAGCTGACTGCCGCAATGCCATGGCGCCGTTGCACAGCGAAGGCCGCTTGGGCGGATTGCTCCTCCAATTCCCCTGGTCTTTTCGCTGCGGGCGTCTGGAAAAAATCTTTCTCCGTCGAGTCCTGGACGCCTTTGAAGGATTTCCGCTGGCGGTGGAGGTCCGTCATGGAAGCTGGGATCAGGATGCTTTTTTTGAATATCTGCGCTCCCGGGCAGTCATGTTCTGCAACATTGACCAGCCAGTCATCGGCGACTCGCTTGGACTGACCGCCCGAGTCACGGCCTCGAGCGCCTACCTGCGCCTGCACGGCCGGAACCAGGCGGACTGGTTCTGCCCTGACGCCGGTGTTGCTCAGCGCTATAACTATCTGTACAGCGAAGCCGAAGTTGCCGCGTTGGCGGCAACAGCAGAAGCTTTGGGGAGCGAGGCGGACCACGTCTATATCGTGACAAACAATCACTATCGGGGCAAGGCGGTCGTGAACGCCATCCAGCTTAGCCGCCGATTGATTTCCGGATTCTCGCCCGCCTGGGAGCCGAACCTCGGAACGATTCCGTAA